GCAGTAAAACAGGGGGGAGGGGTGACAAACCAACTCTCATCCATACAGCAGCGCTCAAAGCCACTGCTACAGTCACTCCGAGACCCAGGAGATGGGGGGGTGGAGCCTCTGGGGCCAGGAGAGGGGCCGGCCACTAGCACTGCTTCCACTGCCCAATCGGGAGAAGCAGGGGCGGAGTGTGCTACAGTTATGACCCCGCCTGTCCTAGTCCTGCACCAATCGTGAGGGGAAGGTGAGAGGAGGCGTGTCCTTGAAACCCCGCCCACCCCGTCCAAATTGTTCGAGGGACTGGAATGTTTTAGTAGTGGCGTCCTGTCCTTTCCCAACTCCACCCAGTCGCCTTCCCCTAAGCGTGCAGCTACGTTCAGTGACCAGCAGGGGGAGCATCCACACACGTGAGTGCATTTCCAGAGGGGTTTTTGTAGAGTAACCGTAAAGGGAAGCCATGCAGGTATGGAGCGCAAGCAGTATGAAAGCGCACACATTCAGTTTAGGAGTGTGGaggtggttaaaaaaaaaacatgggagGGTAAGgggaagataaaaaaaacacataaaaatagGAGTTATTAGTTACTGTAACCCCTGCCTTTAAATTTGAAAGAGGCCAGTTGTAAGATGCTGCAGGTTGTGTTGGCGTGGATGACTTTTCACTTCTAGATTTCTACTTGGGATACAATAGCAACAGCAGAAGCACTGCCTAAAGTGCTCCCATCCACGGGTGCTGAGAAGGAGGACACAAGCTTCTAAATCACAggtggccaaccctgttcctggagaaaagaggttttccaggtctctctaaatcaccaatcattggataccttgaacacagggacatgttgcctaattaagacccacaattggtttaattaagcagttaatgatctgcatagaacaaaaacctgtagaccctgtggctctccaggaccagggttagccaccccagCTCTAGATTGTTCTGACCATTATCAAAGTGATGTCATGTACACTATCTCACTGATGACAAGCACTCAGAGATACAAATGGCCATatgttttctttccctttgAATGGGCCTATGgagcattaaaaaacaaaaataaatcacacactCCTCATTCTATCACCACTAACCCTGCCTCCCACAAgatacacacagagatacacagTCACACCTCGCTCTATTTTATGTTATTCAATGGAGCTGAATTGGTCTCAGTTAATGCTGAGCTAAATAGGCCTTAGATCAAGCAGCATGGTTAGAGTGCCCGCAAACCCCTGCAAAACTGATGGGCAAATCAAACCATACAGAGAGAACTGCCCCAGCTGCAAGACTCACCAGGTAGGTTGACCAGTAGCCAGCCCTCCTCGTCAGCGTCTGAGACACAGGGTTTGGGTCCCTTGCACTCCGTGGTCACATCCTCCACCTCTCCAAAGAACAGGCTGGTAAGTCGCTGGAACATGGCTGGGCTGTAGAGGCTGAGCTTAGGCTAGAAGCAGGAGAACCGGGCCCAAGTAGGGGGATATGTGGGTATGTATGCGTGTGTTGTTGGGGTTCTCAGCAGAGCTTACTACTAGAAGTAGTGAGTCAGGAACTGCGTGTCTACAGCGCTTCTTCTCGTCCACTCGGCCCGAGCCCTCCTTGATCCCGTTGGCAGAAATCTCAGTTGAGGCAAGACGTGTGTAGTGCAATTGTAAGGTCTCACTTGGTATTGGAACAAAGGCCtgtatttttttccacaaagagagagagagacagagaaagaaatggagaatttgggtattttacatttcatttgtaACATTATTTCCAGCAACCATGCAGACTACCATGCAACAATTGCCTGAAATGTATGTACACATGCATTTTGAATATGactggaagatttttttttttttatcaggaaTACACCTTTCAGCTTTTTTCTCCATGTGAGTTGACACATCAGAGAATTGTATGCAAAAGAAAGGAGACTTAAACTATCACCATACACATATATCCACTAAGATAGGCTTTACTCTTTCTGATAAGGCAACAGAATACAGCCCTGATCCTTGTGACAACAGGGTGTAAATGAAACCCAAAAAATCTATGAAATTAAGGCTAACTGGACTTTTAGGAGATTAATTCCACGGAGCCTGACCTTCATTTCCTCTCAGAATCTTGTGACTGAGGGagtgagaggaaaaaaaacctgGCCTTTTATGGTGAGTTCCTTTAGCTAATTAGATTTATATAGCCATTAGCCACACACAGCAGCCATAGTTgtcaattaattattattaagaaagATGTGGAATAACTTTGGAACCACACATTGTTAGACGTGTACTTTTCCCTTAAATCCTTCAGCCTGAAGAAATGCCTGTTTGTAACCCTAGACtcatggtaaataaataaataaatactttaaaaagtgTCCCTCCATTTAGTAACCAGGGAAAATCCTAATATTATACCAGCTGGATCTTAGCAGTTTAAATTCTACTTCTACTACTTCTTaattcacaacacacacaacacagaaaaGAGACATGCAGGCTGGATCAAGGGAAGACATCCAATCGGgccacaaaaaaacaactcttTCATCCCTTGTATTTGCTAGATGGTTCAGTttcaatcatgtttttttttctttttaaaaccaaataaattaacctatcaatcaatcaatcaatcaacacaaataaatacataaataaatatagaaaatacCAATACTGAGGCAAGCTTCAAAAGTTTTCATCAGATGCCACCATCGCCTCTCCTTGTGACTGCCCAGCCCAGTTTTCACATTTAAGAGGGGTGTTGGTATGGCGCAGTTCACAGGAAATTCAAAAGTAATATTTCAGCCCCTGCACTGATGACAAGCTAATTAATTCACGCCTTTTTCTGAGCTTTGAGCGTAATCTGCATTCAGTGCATCGGCATCATGAGACTTGGGTCATACTTTAATGATGATTTTAATGCTCAAGCCTGTGACCATGCAGacctctttttttaaataaaaaattccCCCACATAAACTAATATATTAACATGGTTCCCCTGTCTCCCGCTCTCACACATCTAAGATTAATATGAAGCAATAAGGGTAACTGTACATCCTCTAAAGTGATTTGGTACAGGTTGTCCATCACTGTTCTCTTCGTCTTCAGAGGCCTAATGTGTGGGTCCTGATGCCAAACTTTTTTGTTCGCCTACATTTCAGAAATAACATGAGAGAGTATTAGAGATACAGAGCTCGGAAGAGAACCGATGGCTTCAGTGATTATGTACAAGCTGTCAGCATGAAAGATTGGAAGACCTACGGCTTTAATGCTTGTTTTTAACATAACACCACTTCAAAAAGCcgcaggaggagaaggaggggagCAAATGTGTACTAAAGTTGGTGCATTCAGTTCAACAGCTGCTACAGAAACCTTGTTTGGAAGGCTGAGATGTGCTCAGTCCCAGTGACCTGGATGTTGAAGCTCTGCAGGATGGAGGGTGTTACTGAATCCCACGACACAGAGAGGGCAGTGAGGTGGGAGGGGGGGTGCAGCTGCTTGGACAGTCCTCCTCCCGttcccctttccctccccctcatGTTGAGTCCACTGGCTCTAATTAAGCAGCCTGTCTCGACGCAGCCTGCGTGACTCAAGAATCATTTGAATATCGAGTTCAAAAATGCCACAAAGGGCTCTTTTGTGATTTCCTTAAGAGAGCTAtgaggaaaacattacaaggaaaaaaaaatgcgcCTGGGTGGAGAACAGAGTATACGTcagcactgaaaaaaaaagaaaaatcagctGACAGACTTATCCAACATCTGTAAAATGTAGGGGTTTTATCAATCTtcaatcttaaaaaataaattggttCAGCTAGGCAACATGTGATACCGTCAAACTCTATGTGTGTCTGCAGCATCATATATTGATATTAAAAAGGTATCCATTAGAGTCAGAAGCCTCAGGAACACCAGGTCACAAGGTCCAGATATACTTTGCTCATCTGACAATGTAATAACAATGACCGTGAGTGGACGATGTGTGCTGTACACAGAAAATGTTGACAGGCTCTGCATACACGAGACACTGTCCTGTTTCGGATTCTCTGCCAACATGCCGATGGAAAAGGCCAAACCAGAACAGCTAAAGATCACATTGTTGGCTACAGCTGCAGCAGGCTCTGTGATTACACAGTTTCATCACATCCATCCCAGTTTTTAATTTCCCAAGGTGCTCTGTCTGTAGGTCATGCCAAGGCAGAGTGTGACATCCCAGTCAGCTCTGTGCAGGTAGTATTCAGTACCACCCTTTTAAACATGAACAATAGTAATTTCTGTCCCTCTCCATGAAAGGTCGTGTTCTGCATCAAGACATGATGTAGTTGGAATCTATCTGTGGCCATAGTACCAATGCATATCACTCTGATACAAGGATGTTGCAAAAATGATCCAAAATATGGAGGGATAATGCTGTAGGCAGAAGAAagagttaaaaataataataatatcttgtGTTCCCCCCCTTTTCATCCAACACTGCTTATAACTTAAGTTTTCACtaatataattaatgtattgctTGAATGGCAGTGGTTCTTTTCTTGTCCCTTTTCTGAGAAAGTCCACTGAGTGAGCTTTGAGTGAATTTAATTGGATTCATACTAACTATATTGCCCCTGCAGAGACCTATTGTCAAAGTACATCTGTTTTGGAGTCCAGGGGGGGAGGGGTAACACAAGTGATTGACCATTAACTGAGATGCACTTCATTTTAGGCAAAATGGTGCCCCTGGATTGTCTTCCAAGGCCTAAGAAAAAAGCCATGTAATGAATAAGCCATGAGGAGTCAGTCTCTGGGAGATCATTATAATAGTGCATCTGATTACTGACATAAACAGGGGGACACTCTGTCCCAGCCAGATGACCAACCCAATTTGACTACAGAACATTGCACTCATCTATAATGTAAAAACCCTCATTTGGGCAGGagaattagaaaaataattacagaatTTGCACCGCTAAGCTAAAACCCCATTAGTTAATGCTTAAAACGTCTGTGCTTAAGATATGTGCATTTGAACTAATTACACAGTCCATGTTTTTGTTACTATTAACAAGCTAACATTAAAGAGCTGGGTCACAGTGTAATTTGTTTGCTGAACTGTTAAgcctttgtttccttttttaagtCACTAAGCACCTCTTATaaggccaaattaacaataATTGGAAACTTTTGCCTTGATTTCTTGTGCATTAGCAAGGTCAAGTGAATCCAGTGAAAGTTACTATTACAATCTaaagcaaacaaagaaacacataAATCAACCTTTGCAAATGATTAGGTGATTAAATAAAGACCAAGAGCAAGGTCCTATTCCTTCCCTCTCTAGCCCTGTGAATCATTTCTGTCCTCTGAAGAGTGTTAATGAACTGATAAAAAGTCTAATGTCTGTCCTTCTACTCAGTGTCATTCTAACCCCCTCTAACCTTTATTGTGTGAAAACATATGtatatttgaattattatttcataAACTGTGCTCACCTGACATGAAGAACGTTAGATCACACTGTAACTTTAACATTTGCATAGGGAATATGCAtcgacatttttttttctgaaaggtACACTGCGCTCTATTCTCACAATGCTAATGGTAGCAGAAATGTGCTCATATACAGACTTGAATGGAACATTAAGTCCAGAATGGAAGGTACACTGTTTACGCTCTTATAAAGGAACCAGAGTAGAGTAGACAGAGAAGGAGGGGTTGGATGAAAGGAGCTTGAGGTGGAGAGATCAAGCTTCTGAATTGTTGAAAATCATAGCAGGACTGGCTCATCTTGGACACAGAAACCAGAGTACAAGCTAATGGGACTCAAACATCACTCCTGCCTGCGatgcagatttttttaaatttggttATTAATTAAATCCAGGCAGGTATCAGCCATCTGTTTGAAGTAGAGAGATCAAGCTTTCTTTGTTTCAAGGAATTCGTTATAATTAAAACGGCACTGCGGGTAACGTCTACGCACAATCTTCCTCAAGTCTGTATATTGTCACATTGCTAGAAAAAAGGCTTTGCTTCTACATTTGACCTCAGAAATCATGATTTGAAACAGAATATGTTCCCATTGCACAGGACAAATCTTACTATTGTTTCTGTTCTCATTTGCAGCCAACATCCAGTTGAAAAGGGGTTTGACCTAAGCCTGTGGCCTTATCTCACCACTATCATTTACCCTTCTTAAAGGATAATTTGTTTGGCTATATCACATTACGGTATTGGTGTATGTGTGCCAGTACACTTATCATTTCTGGTAGCTTTCAACAACATAATGAAAATGTCCTGCACCATTTTTGTGTTGCAaatttcaaagcaaaataaaaaaaagtcctCAAAATTTGCATTTATATTACTTTGCATTTTTCCTTCCAGCAGCGTAGGTAAATGAGTGTGAGTGGCACAGCCAATGAGGTAACTAAGAATGGTGTTGTCCTGGTACCTCACACTTTCATTGGCAacgatgaaaaataaatgaatgtgaaaTCATGCAATCAACATTAATAATGTTCACCATGGCGGTAAAGCCGTAAAGGTTAATATGTCCTCATTTTAAGAGCAGGCAGCATAATGCCTTCTTCTACGGCAGCTAAGACCCAGTGAAAAGGTTTTATCCCTTTAAAGGCTACTATAAAATGGCTTAGTTTGAGGACCCATAAGACTGCACTGTTTTGTACATAAAGACCAGTTTACCAAATTGCCTTTCACATATTTTGCATTTACTCTATACACAGATGGAACCAAACACACATTCTGAGTCATAATCCACAAATGGTGACAATCTTGGGAGCatcatgaaaaaaaacacagcatgaACCCATTAACATGAATAGTTCTTAGCAATGCTGGTCAAAGGACATCAAGAATTAATTTACATTCCTTTGGAGATGATATCAAGCAACCATGTTAAATGAGACTAGTAGTTTCCAAGATATATCTGCTACTCAGTCAATTTATCAACAGTCACTTCTCATATGTTGCTATGGCACACCTCCATGTATACAATGAAGTGGAACTTTGGCATTTGTGGAATTCACTTTTGTTCTAGCAAGGTTCAAGGTTTTATCTGTCTTACAAAAAGCTCAGTACTAAGCTTTTTTgcttatttcacattttaaataataacaaattgtattttctcACTGTTAGACTTTGCCTTCTAAGTCTCCTTGGATGCAATATTTGTCAGATAAATATACTCAGTACACAATAACTCAGGGTACTAGGAAACATATCACTGTAAACGAAATGACTGGCTTTGTATTTGGGCCTCTGTAATAAATGCTGACAGGAAGTTGATATGAAGGTGTCTGCTATTAAGACTTGCTGGATTGCAATAAATGCATGGAATTATTATTCACATCGGATGATATTGCACTGGTAGGATTATAAGGCATGCAAGAACAGGATGAGAGGTTCTTAAAAGATGTTAACTGCAAATGACAGAACAACTTAATGTGCTTCTCAATTccagtttaaaaacaaagagtCCTAGGACCTCTGACTCAAATTGGAGTGATAGCATTTCTTGCATACAGTAGGTTGACAAGAATGTTATGATTGGCATTCTCACCCTAATGGTAAACACAAAATATGCCCTACGTAAGCAGATGATTAGAGACTGGGAGATGGTGCATTATAAGTACTGGGATACTGCACATatggtaataaaataaacagattatTCGATTTATTACAGATTATGAAAGTAATTGTAAACATACAAATGTAAGAAGGcaagtaaaatgtaattattgtagTAATAGTACTGCCATTTCCATTAAACCCTTTTATATTCTAAAACAGAGCCTTTTAGCTGTCACAAAAGCAGCCAAAACAGTAAATGGAGAGTCACAAAGAATACACTGGAACGGGTACAGGGATTTAACAGACACAGGCATTTCTTCCACTAAATATATTATCCACAGCCAACGCACAAACTAACAGATGGGCACTGCACTGTCCCAGAAGTGTGTCACTATCCCGAACTTGGCTGCCTCTCTAAGTGGGCGGCGCTATCTATGAAGTGGGCGTGGCCACGCTTTCCAAAAACAAGACTCTTTGCGCATCATATGTTAATGAGGCGACGTCATTAAGTATATTCTCGCCCAGCAGAGGACAACCGAAAAAAACCTTTTTAAATAaccaaatacatgaataaatcaaAAAGAAAGGTATGACTACAGGTTTATATTTCAAGGCGATTTCCAATGAAATAATACATATCATTACCCGCGGGAGAAAATGAATGCTGGCTTTGTGTAGCtacagaataaacacaaacgCCTGTGTAAT
The genomic region above belongs to Amia ocellicauda isolate fAmiCal2 chromosome 4, fAmiCal2.hap1, whole genome shotgun sequence and contains:
- the tp53inp2b gene encoding tumor protein p53-inducible nuclear protein 2 isoform X1; this translates as MFQRLTSLFFGEVEDVTTECKGPKPCVSDADEEGWLLVNLPAARLGEGDWVELGKDRTPLLKHSSPSNNLDGVGGVSRTRLLSPSPHDWCRTRTGGVITVAHSAPASPDWAVEAVLVAGPSPGPRGSTPPSPGSRSDCSSGFERCCMDESWFVTPPPCFTAEGATPEASPMEDLLIEHPSMSVYVSTGNQSITEETASIVLQETSQRVEPMPSAARSVSGRPTRGSVSQVTALAKVTQVSRVQRAKARAERRQLSRSRIQRQNRLREGVPRHSGHTRGSFLHQPCQRHFNY